In Ursus arctos isolate Adak ecotype North America unplaced genomic scaffold, UrsArc2.0 scaffold_2, whole genome shotgun sequence, the genomic stretch tcctttgaatatatacccagaagtgggattcctgTTCATaagatagttctttttttttttttaagattttatttattcatttgagagagaaagagagagagagagcaagcacaaggggagaggggcagagagggaggaagagtcagacttcttgctgagcagggagctggatgcggggctcaattccaggacccagagatcatgacctgagtccaaggcaggtgcttaaccatctgagccactcaggtggcccggttcttttttttttttttttaagatttatttatttgtttgagagagagagtgagcagcggggaggggcagagggagagggagagaaagaatctcaagcggactctacgctgagcgcagagcccgacaagcctgtgagatcataacctgagccaaaatcaagagttggccacttgggacgcctgggtggtgcagtcgttaggcgtctgccttcggctcagggcgtgatcccggtgctctgggatcgagtcccacatcaggctcctccactgggaacctgcttcttcctctcccactccccctgcttgtgttccctctctcactggctgtctctgtcaaataaataaataaaaaatctaaaaaaaaaaaaaaaagagttggctgcttaacccaCAGTGCcgccccaggtgcccctcacaagacagttctgtttttaattttttgaggaacccccatactgttttgcacagcggctacaccagtttgcattcccacccgcAGTGCACAGGGCTCTTTTCCTCCACACCCTCATCAGCAACACTTGctgcttcttgtctttttgatgttagccattctcacaggtgtgcgGTGATAGCTcctggtggttttgatttgcatttccctgatgactggtgGTGTTgcgcaccttttcatgtacctgatGGCcgtttgttggttttattttgagaagtgtgtctattcaggtcctttgcccatttttaaatcaggttatttggatttttttgctatttaattgtaggagttccttatatattttggatgttaacgccttatcagatatatgatgtgcaaatattttctcccatttcataggttccCTTCTCACTCTGcttactgtttcctttgctgtgctcttgtttttccccccagagaTGTATAACAGAATAAAGGAACATGGAACACAATCAACTTAGACTTTATGAATTCAGTTGAACTCTTCTTTGAGAGCAGAGATCatgttaaatttatattatttttttctatagcacctttttaaaaaaaaatattttatttatttattccacagagatagagacagccagcgagagagggaacacaagcagggggagtgggagaggaagaagcaggctcatagcagaagagcctgatgtggggctcgatcccatcacgccgggatcacgccctgagccgaaggcagacgcccaaccgctgtgccacccaggcgccccaccttttttttttttctaacaacaCAATACTCTGTACATAAACGTCAAATTAAATGAAGTTTCTTCAGTACTGAAAAAAATTAGCTATTTTGTCTGACCTGATTAAGGCTGGGGCAAATGTGTGAAACATGACTTTCAGGTCAACAAACAAAGGTTCACCAAATCCAGCAATACTGAGGGTACACTGGGGCAGTCTTTAACAGGTCGGAAGGGGTACTTGAGGACCAATAAAGGAAAGAACTACTCCACATAGTAGGTAATGAACTTGGCTTTTATTACTTCCaaggaaagataaagacagaaaacacacaGGAATTTGAAGATAatttagagaaatatatatatttaaaggagGCCTAAATTCCTATTCAgagaagactttaaaaattactcataATTTGTATCTATATGTGTTTCTCCCTCATGGTGTCCCCAGTCAGCCCCTCAAGGGTAACTACTATCCTGACCTTGGTGTTCCATGTTCATgcctttttaaaaggtttatccTATGTATGTGTAAATACCTAAACAATATATTCTTGTacttgtttttaaactttgtataAAGGGCATCACATCGTGTGGTATCTTCTAGGCCTTGCTTTTTCCCCTCGGTGTTATATTCCTGATATTTTTTATCGTTTTCGCTTCATTTTAACTGTGGTTTACTACTTTTTACAATTGTATAGTATTCCACGCTGTGAAAATagcacaatttatccatttttctgttggtgGACAATTGAATTGATTCCAAAGTTTTGCTTTTAGAGATAGTGCTATTATGAACATTATTACATCTGTCTTCTGATACACatacagtaaaatttattttgggcATAAACACCCAGGCATTGGATTCAACTTTACAAGATAATGGGTGTGCTTGCTACCTAATGTTGACTTCAGGGACAAAATCTAACATGGCTGCATTGGGACTTCTGTGTATTACAGAATCCTAAACAGCACAGGCCATAAACCCGACCCAGCGTAACAATtcatcttccccaccccctcccaaacTCCCCAGGCTAGACGGGCAGATGGAGACAAGTAAAAGCCCCTCTTGCCCCATTCTCTCAGCTCTGTTCTTGCCTTCCTCACACATGATGATAGGAGATCCTCTCCTTGAGGCTTCCAAGTACTTGACTAGGCTGGGTCCCCTGGACAGAGTCTGGAGATTTTGCTGATGCCAGACATATGCCTCATCCTCTAAGGTCCAgcttaatttccattttcttcaagaTACCTTCCCTCATGCTGGTCAAACTCAACTCAACTAAACAGAACGTTAGAGCTTAACTGTGCCTCATTAACCCAGACACCAAAGAATCAATGTGGCACAAAGAGCTCAAGGAGCTCTCAAAGAGCCTACCCTCCAGGGAGcagaaataagataataaaaaattcagcTGCAGAGTGATGATAGAGGTGCACACAGACACGTGGATGAGGAGTGTAGAGCTGACACTTATCTCAGTCAGCTGCACCCACGACTTCCTTCCCGGATCTCTGATAGCTCTTGGTACCTGTGCATGAATTCCTTGTCCAGCATGAGAGCCTGCAGGATGCATTCATGAACATGGTACCATTCGCTGAAATCAACTCCACGTGGAATGGTTCTAAGATACTATCTTTGGAAGTATATACAGCATAGTCCCCTGGCAATTGACTTCCATGTTTTCAAATCCACCAAAGTCATGAAATACTTCTGGTCATCATTTCTTGCAACTCCCATTCACACAATTGTGAGTTGATCCTCTTCAAAGATGGCTTCAAAGATGTTTATGGGCTTTTCCAGTTCCCAACTGCCTCCTGATCCTTCCCCTTGAAGGTGTTAGGAACCACCATAAAACTCACATTTTAATATCCAGCATGATTctattcctttgtttctttgtggcATGTCTGGAGCGATCACATGCACATTTTTGTAAATCACTGTGGGTCACTATTGTATAGAATAAATGGCACAAAGAAAGAATATGGTGGATAACATCATACCACATGATTTAGGATAACACGGTAGAATGCTCATTGGCTGAAGTCATTATAAAATGGTATGCTAACTCATTGACCAAGGGTTATTGTAGAGTCTGTCAAGCTATCTTTCATTGTCTGTGAACGTACAGTAGCTGTCCAAACGTAGAAGAAAACATTATTATGGTACCAAAATAGACTTAGGtatgtctttaaagaaaaatatttcagagacAAGTATATTAAAACCAGTATTTGCTGTTTTGGCAATGTTATGTTTGATCATACATTTCTGAGTCTAGTAGGATCCTGTGGGAAATTTTTACATATCCGCTTTCACTGCTGTATGGAAAAGGGTATTACTGCTTCCCTATCCCAAAGTCTAAACCCTCTGTAGACAGAGACACTATCTTATGAGTATACTTAACGTAGCACAAACTCTGATATGTAGTAGAGGCCAACAAAATACCAGCATGTAAGTAAGACTTGTTGAGTGATGCTGGAGGGGGCAGCAAGTAGAAGAGGCAAAGGTCCACCCCAGAGGCTAACACCTAGCTTCCAGAGGGTTGAAGTTTCTTGATCTCAGCACGACTGACATTTTGCGCCAGATAACCCTTTGCTGCGGGGGCTGTCCAGCATGTTACCTCAGGCTTAGCAGCGTCCTTGGCttctactcactagatgccatGGCACCAGCCCCACAACGTGaagaccaaaaatgtctctagacattgccaaatgtcccctttggtgggggtgggggattgccTCCGATTGAGATGCTGCATTATATCCGTCtcattgattttctttcaatCACCAGATTCAGGTCTGGGCAAAAGAAGGCAACTCCTGGTCTAGAGAGATCAGGACTGTTATGTCATGTTATGAGAGAATATACAATCATAGCTAAATTCTGAGGATCACTCTGTGCACACTTATTTATACTCACCTATCTCTGTTACTCTAATAAAATACTGGGCaatttgtatttatgtatatgtataggacagaaagaggaaaagtagaaaaaattggATTTATTGGGAGTAGTTGAGCAATACTGCAAATGAATTATTTACTCATATTTGGCAGAACCCTTTGTGGCCTCAAGCTTCAGGAGGACAGATAAGTCCCTCAGCTCCATGACCAGGTGACCAAGGAGAGCTCTCATATCCTGCACTTGTTTGAGAAGAATGCCCATCTGGTGATACAGATGGGGGTCTGGCACCTGCAGAGGAGAGAAGCCTGGATCCTTAGAAGGGGTGGACAGTGGAGGCTGAGGTCCAGGGGAAGCAGTTGGAGGAGATTCTGGAACAGCTGATTTCTGAGGAACTGGATTCAAGGTGGGGGGTGCAGTAGAGCTGGAGGGACCTGCATTATGGGGTAGGGGGCACATATTATACGAGTGCTGTCTGACTCTGACCCTAACCTCATATTTGTggtcaatttttcttttctgaaagtgGACCCCACATTGGACCCCACAATGCCAGCAGAGGTTTGAGGACTCCCTCGTGGTCAAAATTTGAATCTGAAGCTTGGCTACCTCAGTTTGAAAATCTTCAGTGATGAGGCTTCATCCTTACAGGGCTATAGATATTAGCCAATTCTTACTCTATCAAGGCAGAACCCAATTCCCTGCAGTATAGATGCGGTAATTGGTCCTAGGTCAACATCTTCACTGTATATGACACTAGTGTAATTCCTTGTCTTTGTGTCAGCCTTCAGTGCTTCTAGGACACCTCCATTAGCCCTTTGGGTCACCTCCTCTTCAAGATGAGAATCTTCTATGCCccccattatttttcttatgacaTGACTTCAACCCCCTCATTACCCTGGTTACCACCTCCTCTGGATAAATTATTTCAGGTCAAATGCAGCCTTTTTAATTGGGGGTCCCTGAACGGAGCATAAACTCCAGACCACTTCATCTTCATTCTAGATACTATATTCCTGTAGATGCCCAGAGTTCATGTAGGGAGCATAAGGTCTATGGGGCAGCAGCTGTGGAGCTGGCTCAGGTCTTGGTTTGGTGACGCGTGCACCATGGTCTGAGGGAGAAGTTCCCCATCTGTGCTCTCTTCCATCCCCAACTCCGGCTTACGATTCCTGCctcctctgtgtcctttctttacCTGCTCATACCAAACCCCAGCTCATGGGTCCAATCCTTCCCCCCACTTTTCATACATGCCAGACAAATACACACTAACTTACCCTGCACCCGGATCTCCAGCTTAGAGCTCTGTTTCCAAACTTGGTTGTCCTCAGTGGTTGCTTCACACCAGTAGGACCCAGAGTGTCCCTCTGAAACTGTGGGGATTTGGAATTCCGGGGAGAGGCCCCTGCTGCGCACTGTCTTGCTATCCTtgtagaaggagaagaagagccGAGCGGTTGACCTCTGCAGGGGCAGCTTTGTCTGACAGCTCAGGGTCACCGGGTCCCCCTTTTGGGGCTCAGCTGAAGGGGTGGCTCTGAGAAGTGGGGCTGGAAACAGTTCTGGGGGAGAGATAGGTGAGAAAGAAGAGCTCAGCCATCGTACATTCAGGTGGACCCATGCCAGGCAAAGAACCCAGTCACACTTTCCTCCCCCTAATCCCATCAGGAACGAGCACTCTGAGCAAAGCTGCATCAGAACCTTTCAAATCTTCTCTCTTGAACGAGACAAGATTAGAAGAGACCCAGAGGTGGGCAAATCTGACAATAGTCCAGACGCCCAATCAGTGAACTTTGGGAAGCATGGATCTGTATGATAGAGCTGTGGGAAGCATACTGAACGTGGAGAGGGCTGAATGACTTGAGAATGCAATGCTGAGATGCTGCCCCTCCTGAAACCCAACTTGGGCATTAGCCAGCAACCTGTTCCTTAGCCTTCAGTGATCTTGCCACCTCCAGTGAAAGACGGTCTTGGTTCCTCTGTGtctccccacctgcctctgccACAATGACACTGCCTCCAACTCTCACCTTGGACCTTGATGGCCACGGGAGATGCTGTTTCTGGACTCCCAGGACCAGGACTCCTGAAGATGCCACTGCAGTGATAGTGCCCACTGTCAGCCTCTTGCACCACGGCGATGGAGAATTCCCTATTAGGTCCAGGAGGACCCATTGCT encodes the following:
- the FCRLA gene encoding Fc receptor-like A gives rise to the protein MKLSCVLAAGVLYFSPTMLWAVQMLLAGCHAAATFETLQCEGPVRTQDSSCGIQEDLTDPREVDFQVKGYTFSKPFHLIVSYDWLILQGPVSPIFEGDPLILRCQAWQDWPLTQVTFYRDGSAMGPPGPNREFSIAVVQEADSGHYHCSGIFRSPGPGSPETASPVAIKVQELFPAPLLRATPSAEPQKGDPVTLSCQTKLPLQRSTARLFFSFYKDSKTVRSRGLSPEFQIPTVSEGHSGSYWCEATTEDNQVWKQSSKLEIRVQGPSSSTAPPTLNPVPQKSAVPESPPTASPGPQPPLSTPSKDPGFSPLQVPDPHLYHQMGILLKQVQDMRALLGHLVMELRDLSVLLKLEATKGSAKYE